The window ACTGAGCGTCACAATTTACCCAACCTTCCTGATTTTGAAAATTATTGGATTCTTTCTGTATCTGGTAACCCTGTAAAATGGTTCCAAGGCCATAATATTTTTGGTACTTCCGATTTGAATAATTTGGTTGTAGAGCTATATGATTCGATCGCGCAGAGATTTGGAAAGGCTCAGCCCCAGGCTCTGCGCGAAGCAGTTTGTTCTGGTCATTACACTATTTCACGAGTTGATATCAATGGCATGTTTGAACTTGGCTCTAGGCTTGATGTTATTACTTGGCTTTCCCATTTAGAACAGACCTCTAGAACTAGACACGGCACCGCTGTTTCTAAAGGTAATACTGTTTATTTCGGCAAGAACTCTCAGCGCTGGAGCTTAAAGTTTTATGCTAAGGGTCAGGAAATAGAAGATCATGTTTTGCCTGCACCACTTGCACTCACTTCACTTCCTGATTTTGCCAATAACAAACTTAGAGCTGAATTGACTCTTAGAACTAAAGAGCTTTCCAAGCTTGGGCTGAATGTTGGTACTGGATGGTTTAATATTGATATGTGGGAGCTGTATTCGGAATATTTGGGCAGGGTAGAAATGAGCGAACAGAAAGAACGCGATAATTTAGTTTTAGAGTTACCTAGTCACCTTAGGTCTACTTATCTTCTTTGGAAGGAAGGCCATTCACCTAAAACTATTTTGCCTAAGAGAACTTTT of the Vibrio gigantis genome contains:
- a CDS encoding phage/plasmid replication protein, II/X family is translated as MKSIESVSLIKEVRDFCESHRKNPVPEDFVSFETTNPSLMVDWLSVKFLFWSDEQLNGGNVISTNPDGEVEYTLDKRMGVEGSHDTKIYIRTERHNLPNLPDFENYWILSVSGNPVKWFQGHNIFGTSDLNNLVVELYDSIAQRFGKAQPQALREAVCSGHYTISRVDINGMFELGSRLDVITWLSHLEQTSRTRHGTAVSKGNTVYFGKNSQRWSLKFYAKGQEIEDHVLPAPLALTSLPDFANNKLRAELTLRTKELSKLGLNVGTGWFNIDMWELYSEYLGRVEMSEQKERDNLVLELPSHLRSTYLLWKEGHSPKTILPKRTFYRHRKDLLAFSIDISVPNPKDKMNDNVIPLRRVIEMRPCGIPEWAFGTDLLFEPRKLSSQK